One Virgibacillus proomii DNA window includes the following coding sequences:
- the pdxS gene encoding pyridoxal 5'-phosphate synthase lyase subunit PdxS has product MSNIGTDRVKRGMAEMQKGGVIMDVVNAEQAKIAEEAGAVAVMALERVPSDIRAAGGVARMADPTITEEVLNAVSIPVMAKARIGHITEARVLEAMGVDYIDESEVLTPADDVYHINKSDFTVPFVCGCRNLGEAARRIGEGASMLRTKGEPGTGNIVEAVRHMRQVQSEIRMLTAMSRDEVMTYAKEIGAPFELLLEIRKEGRLPVVNFAAGGIATPSDAALMMELGADGIFVGSGIFKSSNPAKYAKAIVEATTHYKDYKLIAELSKDLGEAMKGIEMSTLEAHDRMQDRSE; this is encoded by the coding sequence GTGTCTAATATAGGAACAGACCGTGTTAAACGAGGAATGGCTGAAATGCAAAAAGGCGGCGTTATTATGGACGTTGTCAATGCAGAGCAAGCAAAGATAGCTGAAGAAGCAGGAGCAGTTGCTGTCATGGCACTAGAGCGCGTACCTTCTGATATTCGAGCAGCTGGTGGTGTAGCTCGAATGGCTGACCCAACGATCACTGAGGAAGTATTAAATGCTGTATCCATTCCTGTCATGGCAAAAGCACGTATTGGCCATATTACAGAAGCTCGTGTATTAGAAGCAATGGGTGTTGACTATATTGACGAAAGTGAAGTGTTAACCCCTGCGGATGATGTATACCATATTAATAAATCAGACTTTACTGTACCATTTGTTTGCGGATGCCGTAATCTTGGCGAAGCAGCACGCCGTATTGGTGAAGGTGCTTCCATGTTGCGTACGAAAGGTGAGCCTGGAACTGGTAATATTGTTGAAGCCGTTCGGCATATGAGACAAGTACAATCAGAAATCCGTATGCTAACTGCAATGTCACGAGATGAAGTGATGACATATGCCAAGGAGATCGGTGCTCCATTTGAACTATTGCTTGAGATACGTAAAGAAGGTCGCTTGCCGGTAGTAAACTTTGCTGCAGGTGGAATTGCAACCCCTAGTGATGCCGCATTGATGATGGAGTTAGGAGCAGATGGAATATTTGTTGGTTCTGGTATTTTTAAATCATCCAATCCAGCTAAATATGCGAAAGCAATTGTGGAAGCAACAACACATTACAAAGATTATAAATTAATAGCTGAACTATCTAAGGATCTAGGTGAGGCTATGAAGGGGATCGAAATGAGTACACTAGAAGCTCATGATCGTATGCAAGATCGGAGCGAGTAA
- the pdxT gene encoding pyridoxal 5'-phosphate synthase glutaminase subunit PdxT, whose protein sequence is MTTIGVLALQGAVREHIRAVRACGAEAVEIKQKEQLAEIDGLILPGGESTTIRRLIDSYGFIDPIRDFADQGKPIFGTCAGMILMAKAIEGQAQAHLGLIDMTVARNAFGRQVASFEAELEITGIANDFNAVFIRAPYVTKVGTAVEVLATYHDHIVAVRQGPFLATAFHPELTDDQRLLAYFITMVEEVS, encoded by the coding sequence ATGACGACCATCGGTGTACTTGCCTTACAAGGCGCTGTTCGCGAGCATATTCGAGCTGTGAGAGCATGTGGCGCTGAGGCAGTTGAGATAAAACAAAAAGAACAGCTGGCAGAAATAGATGGTTTAATCTTACCTGGCGGCGAGAGTACAACCATTAGGCGATTAATCGACAGTTACGGTTTTATTGACCCGATTCGGGATTTTGCCGACCAAGGAAAGCCGATCTTTGGTACATGTGCGGGTATGATCTTAATGGCTAAAGCTATTGAAGGACAAGCTCAAGCTCATCTTGGATTAATTGATATGACAGTTGCTCGTAACGCTTTTGGTCGTCAGGTGGCAAGCTTTGAAGCAGAATTAGAAATAACAGGTATTGCCAATGATTTTAATGCTGTATTTATTCGTGCTCCTTACGTAACAAAAGTAGGAACAGCTGTTGAAGTGCTTGCAACGTATCATGATCATATTGTGGCAGTTCGCCAAGGTCCATTTTTGGCAACCGCTTTTCATCCAGAATTGACGGATGATCAGCGACTATTGGCTTATTTCATAACCATGGTGGAAGAGGTTTCGTAA
- the serS gene encoding serine--tRNA ligase yields the protein MLDMKYLRNHLEEVKQKLQHRGEDLSELHRFGDLDEKRRQLIADTEQLKAKRNETSKQISVLKREKKDAEPAIKAMREVGDEIARLDKELKEINDELEHIMLSIPNIPHESVPIGEDEEENVEIRKWGTLPPLSYEPKPHWDIATNLDIVDFERAGKVTGSRFVFYKGLGSRLERALWNFMLDLHVDEHGYEEMLPPQIINRASLTGTGQLPKFAEDVFKLEDWDYFLAPTAEVPVTNYYRDEILKADDLPKKYAAFSSCFRSEAGSAGRDTRGLIRQHQFNKVELVHFVKPEDSYETLEALTNHAEKVLQLLELPYRVMSMCTGDLGFTASKKYDIEVWIPSQHTYREISSCSNFEDFQARRANIRFRREAKAKPEFVHTLNGSGLAVGRTVAAILENYQQKDGTVIIPTALRPYMGGREIMK from the coding sequence ATGCTGGATATGAAATATTTACGTAATCATTTGGAAGAGGTAAAGCAAAAATTACAGCATCGAGGAGAGGATTTATCCGAGCTCCATCGGTTTGGCGACCTTGATGAAAAACGACGTCAGCTTATTGCCGATACGGAGCAATTAAAAGCAAAGCGAAATGAAACGTCGAAGCAAATCTCTGTATTAAAACGGGAAAAGAAAGATGCTGAACCGGCAATTAAAGCGATGCGCGAAGTTGGTGATGAAATTGCCAGACTAGATAAGGAATTGAAGGAAATTAATGATGAGCTGGAACATATTATGCTCTCTATCCCGAATATCCCTCATGAAAGTGTACCAATTGGGGAAGATGAAGAAGAAAATGTAGAAATACGGAAATGGGGAACCTTGCCACCACTTTCATATGAACCGAAACCGCATTGGGATATAGCTACTAATTTGGATATAGTCGATTTTGAACGTGCAGGTAAAGTAACTGGCAGCCGATTTGTATTTTATAAAGGGTTAGGATCACGTTTAGAACGGGCATTGTGGAATTTTATGTTGGATTTACATGTAGATGAGCATGGCTATGAGGAAATGTTGCCACCACAAATCATTAATCGAGCTAGTTTAACGGGGACCGGCCAATTGCCAAAGTTTGCAGAAGATGTATTTAAGCTGGAGGACTGGGATTATTTCTTGGCTCCTACAGCAGAAGTTCCTGTAACTAATTATTACCGAGACGAAATTTTAAAAGCAGATGATTTACCAAAAAAATATGCAGCATTTAGCAGCTGCTTCCGTTCTGAAGCGGGTTCTGCCGGAAGGGATACAAGAGGATTAATTCGTCAACATCAATTCAATAAAGTGGAGCTTGTCCACTTTGTTAAACCAGAAGACTCTTATGAAACGCTTGAAGCATTGACAAACCATGCAGAAAAGGTACTCCAGCTGTTAGAATTACCATATCGAGTGATGAGTATGTGTACAGGTGATTTAGGATTTACAGCCAGTAAAAAATATGATATTGAGGTATGGATTCCTAGTCAGCATACGTATCGGGAAATTTCTTCTTGCTCTAACTTTGAAGATTTCCAAGCGAGACGTGCTAATATTCGTTTTCGAAGAGAAGCTAAAGCAAAACCGGAATTTGTTCATACATTAAATGGTTCTGGTTTAGCAGTCGGCCGTACGGTAGCTGCTATTTTAGAAAACTACCAGCAAAAGGATGGTACGGTTATTATCCCTACTGCATTACGTCCATACATGGGTGGAAGGGAAATAATGAAATAA